A single region of the Penaeus monodon isolate SGIC_2016 chromosome 18, NSTDA_Pmon_1, whole genome shotgun sequence genome encodes:
- the LOC119584730 gene encoding LOW QUALITY PROTEIN: uncharacterized protein LOC119584730 (The sequence of the model RefSeq protein was modified relative to this genomic sequence to represent the inferred CDS: inserted 2 bases in 2 codons): MGGGLFGLGWGPPVMCSSFIREDAVTNLSSLSLTPHQLQLLGFGLSFALRPHPLTSIDIISSFDRFISSHRNSLPDVSLLRGAFIPALESLLHPNPSIPRRYREALQSLRREDVIILPSDKGNSVVVLDRASYLQKAQDLLDDAFTYAPLTSDPRERIAATFHRRLKGIAACFPEANLYQRFRVVNPRLPHFYGLPKTHKPAVPLRPIISSRGSVTHPLAAWLAKCLTPLLGTFSPAHLRHSQDFISRVRGVSPATMMSLDVDSLFTKVPLDDVLAFLQRRLPAEDPRLPLPTDVFLQLIRLCVESNSFSFEGRFYSQTFGVAMGSPLSPVLANLFMEFFESELLPSISLRPSIWLRYVDDVFALWPHDPAMFPGFLMQLNSLSLSIRFKVEWEVDNKLPFLDTLVHRSADHFSFSIYRKPMHSGMYIHFFSYHPLHVKRGVATSLFLRALRICDPQYLDGEIVFLRRSFSKLGYPGHVLDAALSRARRTFYPDSPPKETPHLPVLSLPYTEEIYSLRRPLHPLNCRLIFRQVNTRRNLVHTXPPSSSKVGTYAVPCASCDKQYFGETGASLTKRLSQHKYAVSRGHNNNALFCHQWDTGYQMDWSAAXIVFPSAHVHSRRLVESSLIKLLPNFNLNSGFSPADSLIASHILRPFSYAGHPAHSPLDPPT; the protein is encoded by the exons ATGGGTGGGGGACTCTTTGGCCTTGGCTGGGGGCCCCCGGTGATGT gcagcagctttataagggaggaCGCTGTCACAAACctttcttccctgtccttgaccccccaccagctacaactccttggcttcggtctttcctttgctctccgccctcacccccttacctccatcgacattatttcctcctttgaccgtttcatctcttctcacaggaactccttacctgatgtctctctccttcgtggtgccttcattccggccctcgaatctctcctccatcctaacccttccatccccaggcgttaccgtgaggcccttcaaagcctgcgcagggaggacgtcatcattctgccttctgacaagggcaactcggtggtggtcctcgaccgtgcctcttacctgcagaaggcccaggacctgttggatgacgcctttacttatgctcccctgaccagtgacccccgtgaacgcattgctgctactttCCACCGTCGCTTGAAAGGGATAGctgcctgttttccggaggcgaatctttaccagaggttcagggtcgttaaccctcgactccctcatttctatgggcttcctaaaacccataagccggccgtgcctctgcgccccatcatctcctcccggggatctgtgacgcaccctcttgcggcctggctggcgaagtgtctcactccccttcttggcaccttctctcctgctcacctccgccactctcaggacttcatctcccgcgtgcgtggagtatcaccggcgaccatgatgagcttggacgttgactccctgttcaccaaggtcccgcttgatgatgtccttgctttcctccagaggagactccccgcagaggatcctcgtctccctctgcccaccgacgtcttcctccagctgattcgtctgtgtgtggagtctaattccttttcctttgaaggtcgcttctactctcagacgttcggtgttgccatgggctctcccctctctccagtcctggcaaacctgttcatggaattcttcgagtctgagcttctcccttccatctcccttcggccgtcgatctggctgaggtacgtcgatgacgtctttgctctctggcctcatgatcctgccatgtttccgggtttcctgatgcagctgaactctctctctctttccatccgtttcaaggtggaatgggaggttgacaacaagctccctttcttggataccctagtccatcgctctgctgatcacttctccttctccatatacaggaagcctatgcatagtggtatgtacatacacttcttctcataccaccctctccatgtaaagagaggtgttgccacctcgctgttcctccgcgcccttcgcatctgtgacccccagtacctggatggagagatcgtcttccttcgtcgctcgttctccaaactgggctaccctggccatgttctcgacgccgcgttatccagggcacggcgtaccttctaccccgactctcctcctaaagagactcctcacttgcccgtcctcagcctgccctacactgaggaaatctactctctccgtcgccctcttcaccctctcaactgcaggctgatctttcgccaggtgaacactcgtcgcaacctggtccata agcccccttcctcctcgaaggtgggcacctatgctgttccttgtgcctcctgtgataagcagtactttggcgaaacaggcgccagtcttaccaagcgtctgtctcaacataagtacgcagtatccaggggacacaacaataacgccctcttttgccatcagtgggacactggttatcagatggactggtcagcag cgattgtctttccttccgcccatgtccactcccgcagactggtggaatcttcccttataaaactgctgcctaatttcaacttgaacagcggcttttctcctgctgatagtctcattgcttcccacatcctccgccctttttcgtatgccggccacccggctcatagtccgctcgatcctccgacctga